Within the Petrotoga miotherma DSM 10691 genome, the region CTCGTCCAATAACCTTGATTCTGTTTCTCTGTTGGTTCTCCCATAAATCCAGGAAATCCTGCTTTATGAATCTTAGAAAACCAATAGAGATTATCATAAGTCACTCCTATTGATTTTTGTTCTCCAAATTGGGTAAATAATCCAGCTTTAGGAGACCCTCTCTTTATAACAATCTCATTCCTAAAATTCTCCTCACCAAAAATCTCATTCATCAAAAGCCTGACATACATATTCCCATTATAGTCACATCTGACAAAAATACTTCCTTTATTATTCAAAATATCCTTTGATAACAGCAACCTATTTTCAAGCAAAGTTATCCAACTGCTATCTTTATACTTCACTGAATAGAAATAATCTGCATCTTGATCCTTATTAAACGGCGGATCAATATATATAGTCTGTACTTTTTCTTTGAATTTAGGAAGAATTGTGTTTAGTGCTTGATAGTTTTCGCTCTTTATAAGCCAACCATCTAAGGAATTATCTAAATCATCAAAAAGATCTAAAATCTTGAGTTCTAAATCTTTGAAATATTTAGTGTCAATTGGGAGATGTTTATACTTTTCAGTTAATTGTTTCCCTGTTATACTGTTTTCTAAAATATTGTTTTTGTTAAGCTCTTTATCTACAATCCCTAACTCTTTCCATTCTTTTACTTGTTCTTCAAATCCTTCATGGTTCATTATCTTTTCTACAATTTCTATATCTTTCTGGGCTATCCTGTCAAGAGTTATCACATAATTAGAATTTAAAACAAACTTTGGCTTGTTCCATATTTTTACTAACTCATCTTCAAATTGTGAAATAAAATCTATTATCTTAAACGCTATGTCTTTCAGTACTTGCAATTCTTTTATTCTTTCTTCTGTCCATTCACTCTCTCCAGAAAAAACGTACTGATATAACCAAATATTAAACTGTTCTTTCAAAAATTCTTTTGCATTCTTGTTTATAAAGTAATCTACTTCACTTTGTTTTTCAAAGACTCTGAAGGCTTTATTTAACTCCTCTTCAGTTGTTGTTATCCCTTCTTTTTTCAAGGACCTTAAAATATCATCGATCTTTGTTTTCTTTCCTCTTTCTGAGTATAATACATTGAAAAACATCATTCCATCTTTTCTTCCTTCTTTAAACTCGTATATTATTTCTCTTTTTTCATTCGCTTTTTTATACTCTAATGTCGAAACATCAAAATAATACTTGTGATCGTCTATTTCTACTTCTAAATTTTTGAATAATCTATCTGTTTTAACATAATATAGCATGTGTGTTTTCCAGAATAAGATAACATCTTTATCGTCTGTATATACCTTTTCGTAGACATTTTGATGAAATGGTGTGTACCTGAAGTAGATTGAACCTGTTTCAGAGAAGTAGCGATTGAAAAATGTATAAAGTTTATCAAATAATTCTCCCCTGAACTTAGGAAATGGTTTTAAGGCATCATCTATATCCTTTTTAAGTTGTGGGAATACTCCCTTTTTGTAGTAATTTGATTTGATTCTCATTAAATTAATATATCCTGATTCTCCTTCTACCTTTGCCCCAACAAAAATGTCTTCCAATGCATCGAAAAATTTAATTTCTTCTTTAGTCATATTGCTCGCTCCTTTTAATTTTAACGGTAATTAACTTTACTATTCTAAGCATTTAACAGATTTCTTTTATGTACTTTTTATGTTCTTTTTATAAATTATAACATTAAGCTATTTTATAATAAAAAATTATTAGTGAAATACTTTAAAAAAAGATATCACTCCTCATAAAAAAAGAGTGATATCTTCAACAATACAATTACAGTATAGATACTTCTGATGAGTAACGGATCATCCTATTACAACTATTTTAACAATTCTTTTAGTTCTTCTATTGTTATTTCTAACAAGTTATCCCCTATGTAATCTAGCGTTTTCTCATTGGCTTTTCTTATTTTCTCTTTTATCTCTTCAGTTAATTGGTTGCCAAATCTTTTGCTTAATATTCTAATTGCAAATTCAATTTTGCCTTTTCTTTCACCTTCTCTTTTACCTTTTTCCACGCCTTCTTCAAATAATGAGGCTCCTATCTTTGTCATTCGTATCACCTCTTTCAGTTTGTTTAGATACTCTTCCCTTACATAATTGTCTGAGAACCCTAATAACGATCCTATTACCGCTTCTTTTTTGTTTTCATCTGGTATCTCAATCGCTAACTCTAACGCCTCTTTTGTCACTTCTTCTTCGCTTTTTTCGTTTCTCATCAAGGGTAAGAATACTAAATCCATTAAGTCTTTATCCGTTAGTGGTTCTCCTTTTTCTATCTTTCCTTTTATTTCTTTGTACCTTTTTATTCCATCGTATTTTATCATGAATACTTGTAAAACTTTATATTTATTTGATCCCATGTCCAATTCATTTTCTGCACTTTCGTATTTCCCTGAGTATATTACTACCGTGTTTATCTTTCTTCTTTCTTTTTGGTATAACGCTATGTCGTATTGTGCAAATCTTAGTAAGTCTGCCTTCTTCCACGTAGTTTGAAATTCTAAGTGTAACAGTGAGTTGTCTTCTAGTTCGAATACAAAATCCATGTTTCTGTCTGATACGTTTATTACCGGTAGTTCTGTTGGTTTTACTGAGATTATCTTTGGTAAGTTCAGTTCATAATATTTGAGGGTTTCATCTTTGAATAGTTCCGACATCTTTTTGAAGATAATGTCCTGACGGTTGCGAGTTATGTTGGTGCCTTTCATCAGCTCCCACCTTTTGGTTACACGATAGTTTGTTGAACTAGTTATATTATACCATATGTTTTTGTTAACGCCCCTTCTCTCTGCAGCCCGCCTATAAAATTGGCAAGTATTTTCTCTGTTAATTTGATTATACCATTTATTTGTTTAACTATACTAATGATTGTAGAAATTTTGACAAATTACCTTTTATAACTTGACTTTTGCTTAATACTAAACTAGAATATAAATAATGAGTGTGATTTTATCAAATATAGTCTTTGGAGGAAAATATGGAAAATAACGGTTTTAAAAGTGGTTTCGTGGCCTTGGCTGGAAAGCCTAACGTAGGAAAATCAACATTGATAAACGCTTTGATGGGTCAAAAAGTGGTCATTGTTTCTGACAAACCACAAACTACAAGAAATAGAGTAAACTGCATATTAACGGAAGATCATTACCAAATAGTTTTTGTCGACACACCGGGTATTCACAAACCTATAAGAAAAATCGGGGAATACATGGTCAATATCGCAATAAATGCATTGAAAGGCGTTGACCTAATACTTTTTATAATCGATACAAAGGATGGTTTAAGAAATTCAGATTTAAGAGTTGCTGAAATAGTCGATAAATCAAAAATTCCTACCATTCTTCTTGTGAACAAAGTTGATCTAATAAAAGATAAAGAGAAAATTAACCTGATGACTGAAAAAATACAAAGTTTGTCTTCAAATATAGTTAAAACCATTGAAATTTCCGCTTTAACAGGTAAAAATCTTTCTGAATTAAAACAAAGTATTATAGATTTATTACCCGAAGGTCCACAATACTACCCAGAAGATATGATCACCGATAAACCGTCAAGGTTCATCATTTCTGAGTTAATTCGGGAAAAAATCTTTCATTTAACAAAGGAAGAGATTCCTCATTCAAGCGGTGTAGTTATAGAAGAACTGAAAGAAAGAGAGAATGGCGTTTTGTACGTAAGAGCAGAAATTTATGTTGAAAAGAAAAGTCAGAAACCTATTATAATAGGTAAAAACGGAAGTATGATTAAAAAGATCGGCCAATTGGCAAGACAAGACATCGAAGAACTTTTTGAAAGAAAAGTCTACCTCGATCTTTACGTAAAGGTTCGTGACAAATGGAGAGACAATGAAAATATTTTAAATAACATTATGGAATACAAAGTAGAAGAAATAAAAGATTGAAAATAGACTGCTGTGTGCAATTTAATCAATTCTAAAAGCCTTGTCAGCTTCTATAATCTCCTTCGCAACATCAACTAACTTTTTGTTGGAATTTCTACTCTTTTTTTGCAAAAATTTCATAGATTCTTCTTCATTCAATCGTAATCTTTCCATAATGATACCTTTGGCTTTTTCTATTAATTTCCTTGATTCCAAAGTTTCTTTGGTTACTTCTAATTCATTTTTTAAACTCTTAATATCCTCAAATCTAGAAAGAGCGATTTCAATTTCGGCTTTCAAATCTGATTCATCTATTGGCTTTATTAGATATCCCAATACTCCCAGATTTTTTGCTCTATCGATCAATTCTTCATCATCGTAACCGCTTACAATTAATGTAGGAATAAAAACCTTCTCACTTATCCTTCTTAATGCCTCCAAACCATCCATAACAGGTAGATTGATATCAGCTATAATCAAATCAGGCTTTTTTTCTAAAGCTAATTTGACCAACTCTTTACCGTTTGTAGCTTCTCCTATTACTTTACATCCTAAATTTTCTAAGTTGCTTTTTAACCCCATTAAAATTAGGTATTCATCCTCGGCGATCAGTACCTTCAAGTCCTTCATTGTTTTACCCCCAACATCTTTAAATTTTCTCCATTTCTTCGATGGAAATATTCTTACTAATCTGTTTTACTGGGATCCTAATTCGTACTTTGGCACCATTAGCACTTTCTACATATATCTCCCCATTTAGCTGTTTGGTAACTATAGAATATACAATCGATAGACCAAGCCCCTGAGTATTTTGAATATCGAAATTTTGCGGGAAACCTACTCCGTTATCTGAAATCACTAGTTTTATTGATTCATTATCGAATTTTGAAATAATAGTAATCTCACCATTTTCTTTACCAACAAAAGCATACTTTAGACTGTTAGTAACCAGCTCATTCACCACCAAAGCTATCGCAGAGGCCTTGCTATATGAAACGAAAATATCGTCCAATTCAAAGTTAAATTTAGTCTCTTCTCTTGTACTGCTCATAAATTTGACTATCTTAGTTATCATCTCTTTGAGATTGATAATACTTCTACCCAATTTATCTTTTGACAACAAATCATGGACTGCGGCTATACTTTTTATCTTCGACATTAAATCATCGAGCATCTCTATTACATCTTTTCTCGAATCTTTTTTATTGGACATCTTATACAAAGACATCAAACTAATTATGGACTGGAGATTATTCTTGATTCGATGATGACTCTCTTGTAACAATACAGAACTTCCAACTAACCTTGTGTCATGAATTGCTAACGCAGCTTGATGAGCTATAGTTTCTAAATACTTTATCTCTTCTTCAGAATATATATATACTTCTTTGTAATAAATATGGATTATGCCACTCAACCTTGATCTTATGTACAAAGGAACACATATAAAACTATTAATATCTTTGTTGATTTTAAAGAATTTTTCGAATCCTCTATCTCTTTTTGAAAAATAATAAACTTTTTCATCGCCGATTAAATTTAAGATTTCTGATTCATTCGGTTCAACTTCCACGTTTTTATTTCGTTTGTAAAAAGCTTTGTCTATTATTGCGTTTGTGTCCTCATCCATCAGAGATATTCCACATGCCTCTGCTTTCATCGCCTTTGCAGCATTTTTTGCAAGCAGTTTCATAAGATCATCTAGCTCATACTCTGATGTTAAGTATTCTGCTGCTTCAAAGACTGATTCAATTAGTTGTCTCTCTTCAGAATTTACATTATTGTCATCGGAGTTAATTCCCATAATTTTATTTATCAATTTTTTAGGATTATTTTTTACTTCTTGGGAGTCCAAAATCTCCGCAATCTCACCTTCATTCAATATTGCGATCTTATCAGCGATTCTCAAGGCATCTTCCCATTGTTTAGTTATGTAGATTACACTTTTACCTTCTTTTTTGTGTGTTCTTATCATATTGTGAAGATTCATCAATGAACTTAAAGAAATATTCTCAGCTGGTTCGTATAGAATCAGAACATCTGGATTAACAGAAAAAGCCCTCACAAAAGCCAAATTTTTCTTTTCTTCTAACGTGAGATCTCCTACTTTCATATACGGTGATAAGTTCAAATTATACTTTTTTAAAAGTTCCTCCACCGCTTTCTGGGTTTTTCTTTTAAAATAAAAAATCGATTGGTTCTTCTTATATGAAGTATCTAAAAACAAATTTTCTGAAACAGAGAGATTCTCTAATAATTTGAGATCTTGATCTACAAATTCTACTCCATGTTTTCTTAAATTGAGTATCCCCACCTTTACTAGTTCTCCCCTACATAACACATTTCCACTAACTTGAAATTTACCAGTTAGTCCATTTATAATAGCATTTTTCCCAGAGCCATCCTGTCCTAAAATACTAATAACTTCTGATTTTTGAATTTCTAAATTTATATTTTTTAGAACCTCATTTCCTTGGTCCTTGACAAAGAAATTTATAAATTTCAGAATTTTCTTTGACATTTATTATCACCACATTATCGAATAATTTCATTTTTTATTATATCAAATTTCATATTTATTAGAAAAACTAAGGATTTTCTTATTATTTGGCTTTATTTCCTTCTAATTAATTCTAACCTATTGTAATTGCTTTTAATCAGAGTTGACATAAAAATGAAAATATGATTAAATTTCTTTAGTAGTTCATCCTCAAGGGTGGGATGACAATATTTAATAAAAAATTTAATAATATGAGGTCATGAACGCCTTAGTATATCTAAAAAGATATATTAAGGCGTTTTTATTTAGAGTCATCCGCACGTTTAATTTTTTTAGTACATCTTCTATTTAAAACAAACAAAAATTGAAATGAAAAATAATGATTTCTGGAGGTGATTAATGATGTAATAAATTATTGATAAGTAAGAATTTAAAAAAAAACAAGAAGTATACTACCACAACAAAATTTAGTAGAGGAGGAAAAAGTATGAAAAAGTTTGTTTTCGTGTTATTTGTAAGCATCGTTTTTCTACCAGTGTTTCTTCATGCTTTTACGATAGGTTTGGTTTTAGGGAACATGGATAATCCATATTTTGTTACTATGGCTAATGCGGCTGAAGAACAAGCTAAGTTATTAGGAATAGATATTACAGTTCTTGATGCTAACTATGATAGTGCTACACAACATTCTCAAGTAGAAAATCTTCTTCAAAGAAATGTTGATGCAATCGTAATTAATCCAACAGATTCTAAAGCCTTAATTCCGGCAGCAGAGGCAGCATATGAAGCAGGTGTCCCTTTTGTGTGTATTGATCGAACAGTAGATAGTGAATTAATTTCTTTAGATATTGAATCAGATAACTACATGGCTGGAAAATTAGCTGCTGAATATGTGGCTGATAGATTGAATGGAAAAGGAAAAATTGCTATAATCTATGGGACTCCAGGTTTAAGTGTTATGAGAGAAAGAACCGATGGTTTTATGGACGAAATAAAAAAATATTCAAACATCGAAATAGTAGCTGAACAAAATGGAGATTTTAATATGGCAGATGGAATGGCCGCAGCTGAAGCTATTCTCACTGCTCATCCTCATGAGATTGATGCTATATATGCAGAAAATGATCCTATGGCCTTGGGAACTGTACAAGCTCTAAAAATGTTTAACTATGAAAAAGACGAGATATTCATAGTTGCTGTAGACGCCTCTCCCGCTGGGTTAGATGCAATGCAAAAAGGCGATTATATAGCCTTTGAAGCTGGACAACAGCCTCGAAAAATGACAGCAATGGCCGTAACAGCCGCTTATTTGTTAGCAGAAGATTTTAAAATAGAAACTCCAGATGGTTCAAAAAGATATTTCATGGAAGTTGTACCAGTAACTATAGATAACGTTGATGAATGGTTAGAAACATCAGTTGATGGCTGGCATTAATAATAATTATAACTGAAAGAGAGGAGTTTAAACTCCTCTCTTTGATAAACACATTAATAGCTACAAAAATGATTTATGTAGGAAATATACCTTTTTAATATAGTGAAACGGGGTGATATGTTTGGATGAAGATGTCATTTTAGAATTGATAAATATCGGAAAATCTTTTTCAAGCGTGAAAGTTTTAAAAAATATTAATTTAAAAATTAATAGAAATGAAATTCATGCTATAGTTGGAGAGAATGGGGCAGGCAAATCCACTTTAATGAAAATTATTTATGGTGAACATTCACCTACAGAAGGGACTTTAATAATAAATGGAGAAAAAAGAAATCATTACTCTCCGAGTGAAGCCTTACATGAAGGAATAGTAATGGTGCATCAAGAATCCAGTTTAGTTCCTACTTTGAGTGTCTATGAAAATATTTTTTTAGGAAGATGGAATTCTTCAAAAACAAATAAAAATTATCTAGTTAAGAAAAAGGAGTTAATATCCCTCACTCGAGAAATATTAAGAAAAATGGGAGTTTACCATATTTCTCCTGAAAAGCGAGTTTCTTCCTTAAGTATCGGAGATAAACAAATTGTAGAAATTGCTAAATCCTTGTCCTTTAATCCTAAAATACTAATTTTAGATGAACCAACAGCTGCCTTATCAATTGAAGAAACAAATATATTATTTTCTATTTTAAAAACTTTAAAGGAAAATGGAGTAACCATATTATATATTTCTCATAGATTAGAAGAAATATTTCAAATTGCAGAAAGAGTCACTGTACTCAGAAATGGCGAAATTGTTTACAACGACTTTGTAAATAAAATTAATATTAATGAATTAATTTCAAAAATGATCGGTAGAGAAATAACAAACAAGTATCCGGAGAAAATCAACAAAACTTCTGGGAAAATAGTTTTACAAGTGGTAGATTTAACCTCTTCGTATTTTAAAAAAATTACATTCGAGATCCATGAAGGAGAAATTTTAGGAATAAGTGGATTAATGGGATGTGGAAGTACCCAGATGGGTGAATCGCTTTTTGGTTTAAGAAAAATAAATGGTGGAAATATTCATTATTATGGTGAAAGATTTTTCCCTAAAAATCCATCAATTTGTATAAAACACGGTATTTTCTATGTTCCTGCTGATAGGCATTCATTAGGTTTGGTTTTAAAAAGAAGTGTTAAGGAAAATTATACTCTACCTAATCTTGATTTTTTTGCCAAATACGGAATTTTAAAAATCAACAAAGAAAAACAAGATTGTTATCGTACAATCAACCAGCTGAATATCAAAATTAGTAACTTGAATCAAAAAGTTGAAAACCTTAGTGGAGGAAATCAACAAAAATTGGTAATTGGTAAATGGATAGTTCGTCAGCCTAAATTGTTAATAATGGATGAACCAACACGAGGTGTAGATGTCGGAGCAAAATATGAAATATACAAGAAAATTTATGAATTATCTAGTAAAGGAATCGCCATTTTGTTGATTTCAACTGATATTGATGAAATTCACAATTTATGTGACAGAATCCTAGTAATGAGTGAAGGTAGAATTACTGGTACTCTGTATCCTGAAAATTCGACTAAAGAAGAGATATTAGCACTAGCCGTAAAAGGGAAAGAAGATATTAACTCTCAAGAATTCGAAGTAATAAACAATTAATGACATTTAAATAATAAAATATCAAAAAATTTCACATTAATAAAAACCCAGCTTTAAAGTTAAAATCCATTTTTTTACTATCAAAGAGAAGGAGAATCTAAAATGGAAAAAATACTATCAACCAAAAAAACAGCAAATAAAAATAAAATGAGCTCTCTTGAATTTTTAAGAAAATATGGTGTAATTTTTGGTTTAATTGGAGTTATCTTATTTTTTTCGGTTGCTGAAACAGAATATTTTTTTACCCTATCAAATTTTATGACAATATCTAAGCAATCAGCTGTTAATATCTTATTGGCATTAGGTGAGATGTTTGTAATATTAACTGCGGGTATCGACCTATCTGTAGGTTCTGTAGCAGGATTAGCTGGCGCTGTTTTTGCCGGGTCTACTCTTGCTAGCGGAGGGAATGTTTTGACTGGTGCTATAATGGCTTTAATCGCTGGAACTGCATTTGGCATCTTTAATGGCCTGGTCGTAACCTATGGAAAATTACCACCTTTTATAGCTACCCTCGCTACAATGTCAATAGGAAGAGGTCTTTTATTAATTTACACTAACGGTGCTCCTATCTGGGGACTCCCTGATTCTTTTGAATTTTTAGGACAGGGTTCTATTCTTGGAATACCTACTCCTTTTATAGTAATTATCTTAGCTACCTTCTGTGTTTGGTTTATTCAATCTTACACAACTTTTGGAAGAAGTGTCTATGCTACTGGAGGTAATATTCAAGCAGCATATGCTTCAGGAATAAAAGTCAAACTAATTTTGATTTCTGTATTTGCTTTAAGCTCCTTTTTCGCAGCATTCGGAGGTATGCTAATGACTTCACGATTAGGGAGTGCTCAACCCAATGCAGGACAAGGTTATGAACTCGATGCTATCGCTGCAGTGGTAGTAGGTGGAACAAGCTTATTCGGTGGAGAAGGTTGGGTAATAGGAACCCTTCTAGGGGGGTTATTGATGGGAATTTTAAATAATGGTATGGCTATTATGAATGTTTCACCCTATATACAGCAAGTAGTAAAAGGGCTTGTAATTCTAGTAGCTGTTTTACCATCTACAATAACTAAAAAATTTTGGAGTGAATAATAATACAATATAATTTTCAATTCATAGAGGAAAATCCAAAGGAGGTTTAAATCTATGTTGGACAAAGAAACATATGAAAAAGTCAAAAAGAAAAGTTTAGAACTTTTTGAGAAAGCAGGTATCGCTCTAAGAGAAGATGAAAAGGAAAATATAGAGATCGTTGATGGAGGATTAGGAAATGTCGAAGAACTAGGTCTTGAAATTGTTACCTATGTAAATACCGATAGATACTGTGCTAAAGAAATGGTCCTTTTGCCTAATCAAACATGTCCTGAACATAAGCATCCACCTCATGATAGAGATATTGGAAAAGAAGAAACCTTCAGGTGCAGATATGGTAAAGTATTTCTTTTCGTTGAGGGAGAAAAGAACACTTGGCATGTACAACCACCAAATGAATATTTCACAGCACCTCATGAAATAATTTTAAACCCAGCAGAACAATACACCATACCTCCAAATACACTACATTGGTTCAAGGCTGGAGAAGAAGGTGCCGTTATTTCAGAATTTTCTTCTCACAGTGACGATGCAACTGATATATTTACAGATCCAAACTTTAAAAGAATTTGAAAAGAGGTAATAGAATGGGCATAAAAGAGTTGAGACTCTCACGTGTTTTGAATCCAGAAAGCGGAAAATCAGTTATTATTCCCATAGATCACGGGCTGGTGATGGGAAATGTTTCGGGACTACAAAATCCTGTTAAAACTTTGGAAAAGCTAATAAATATAGGAATAGATGGAACGTTGATAAGCCCAGGTATATCAAAGATAACAACTGATCTTTTTACTTCAAAAGATGCTCCTGGTAGAATTTTAACTATGGATTTACCCTTACCTTCGACGATTCCTGGAGGTAGCGGCGATACGATTGGACATAAACTAATAGCTGATATTCAATTTGCCATAAGATATGCTTTTGATGTAGTCAAAGTCTTACTGCCTTGGGGAGAAAAAGAAAATATCCAGATGGAGAGTATAGAAGTTGTGGAAAAGGTAGCCAATGAGTGCGACAAATGGAATATACCGCTCATGGTTGAACCTGTCTTATGGGGCAATAGCATACCAAAAGAGAAGAAGAATGATCCTGAGCTTATAGAACATGCCTCACGAATGGCACTTGAATTTGGAGCAGATATATTGAAGATTCCATATACAGACGATGAAACTGAATTTAAAGAATTAGTTAATAATTTAAAAGTACCCGTTTTTGTTCTTGGTGGCCCTAAAATGAATAACATAGAAGGTGTTATTAAGGTAGCAAAAGAATCTATCAAGGCAGGAGCAAAAGGAATAGTATTCGGAAGAAATGTTTGGCAAAATCCCAAAATGGAATCTCTCATCATGGGATTAAAAGAGATAGTCCATAATAATGCCAATGTTGAAGAAGTAATCAAAAAATATAACTTAGCATAGTCAGATGAAACTATCCCTCTTTAATAAAAAAGGAGAACCCAAAAAATGGAAAGAAAAGGAATCACAATTGGAGGAATAATAGTTTTTGACTATATCAAAATTGTTGATACTTATCCAAAAGTAGGACGTTTAGCCAATATTTTAAACATAGAGTATTCTGTGGGAGGAGCTGTTCCCAATACTTTAATAGACTTAGCAAAGATGGATAAAAGTTTATCCCTTCAAGCAATCGGGGTAGTTGGGAATGATAAGCTGGGAGAATACGTTTTAAAAGTATTAAAAGAAAATAATATAAATACTGAAATGGTTTTTCAACAAAATGAGGTAGGGACTTCTTTCACCGACGATATGATCGTTGAATCAACAGGGGAAAGGACATTCTTTCACTATCGAGGTGCAAACTCTCTACTTGATATTACTCATTTTGACTTTGATAGAATCAACTCTAAAATATTACATGTT harbors:
- a CDS encoding DNA methyltransferase gives rise to the protein MTKEEIKFFDALEDIFVGAKVEGESGYINLMRIKSNYYKKGVFPQLKKDIDDALKPFPKFRGELFDKLYTFFNRYFSETGSIYFRYTPFHQNVYEKVYTDDKDVILFWKTHMLYYVKTDRLFKNLEVEIDDHKYYFDVSTLEYKKANEKREIIYEFKEGRKDGMMFFNVLYSERGKKTKIDDILRSLKKEGITTTEEELNKAFRVFEKQSEVDYFINKNAKEFLKEQFNIWLYQYVFSGESEWTEERIKELQVLKDIAFKIIDFISQFEDELVKIWNKPKFVLNSNYVITLDRIAQKDIEIVEKIMNHEGFEEQVKEWKELGIVDKELNKNNILENSITGKQLTEKYKHLPIDTKYFKDLELKILDLFDDLDNSLDGWLIKSENYQALNTILPKFKEKVQTIYIDPPFNKDQDADYFYSVKYKDSSWITLLENRLLLSKDILNNKGSIFVRCDYNGNMYVRLLMNEIFGEENFRNEIVIKRGSPKAGLFTQFGEQKSIGVTYDNLYWFSKIHKAGFPGFMGEPTEKQNQGYWTSFTKIYDRPTMRYEILGINITKGQWMWGKERALKAAKNYDEYLKEKEKTNESLEEYWKKTGKKLDFLRRKGNTIQYWVAPRENVLLDNTWTDIPGYSSGWGFKTENSEILLKRVIESTSEKNSLVMDFFLGSGTTTAVSHKLGRKWLGVEMGEHFYSVILPRMKKVLAYDKSGISKEKDVKEKYNQNNAGGFFKYYELEQYEDTLRKVKYEDSTLFDNPYEDSYNQYVFMKDLKMLEALEIDYENNKVKVDLSKLYKDIDIAETLSNLTGKWIKKIHSDYVEFEYGEKINLKDLDYKLIKPLIWW
- the era gene encoding GTPase Era produces the protein MENNGFKSGFVALAGKPNVGKSTLINALMGQKVVIVSDKPQTTRNRVNCILTEDHYQIVFVDTPGIHKPIRKIGEYMVNIAINALKGVDLILFIIDTKDGLRNSDLRVAEIVDKSKIPTILLVNKVDLIKDKEKINLMTEKIQSLSSNIVKTIEISALTGKNLSELKQSIIDLLPEGPQYYPEDMITDKPSRFIISELIREKIFHLTKEEIPHSSGVVIEELKERENGVLYVRAEIYVEKKSQKPIIIGKNGSMIKKIGQLARQDIEELFERKVYLDLYVKVRDKWRDNENILNNIMEYKVEEIKD
- a CDS encoding ANTAR domain-containing response regulator — its product is MKDLKVLIAEDEYLILMGLKSNLENLGCKVIGEATNGKELVKLALEKKPDLIIADINLPVMDGLEALRRISEKVFIPTLIVSGYDDEELIDRAKNLGVLGYLIKPIDESDLKAEIEIALSRFEDIKSLKNELEVTKETLESRKLIEKAKGIIMERLRLNEEESMKFLQKKSRNSNKKLVDVAKEIIEADKAFRID
- a CDS encoding ATP-binding cassette domain-containing protein; translated protein: MSKKILKFINFFVKDQGNEVLKNINLEIQKSEVISILGQDGSGKNAIINGLTGKFQVSGNVLCRGELVKVGILNLRKHGVEFVDQDLKLLENLSVSENLFLDTSYKKNQSIFYFKRKTQKAVEELLKKYNLNLSPYMKVGDLTLEEKKNLAFVRAFSVNPDVLILYEPAENISLSSLMNLHNMIRTHKKEGKSVIYITKQWEDALRIADKIAILNEGEIAEILDSQEVKNNPKKLINKIMGINSDDNNVNSEERQLIESVFEAAEYLTSEYELDDLMKLLAKNAAKAMKAEACGISLMDEDTNAIIDKAFYKRNKNVEVEPNESEILNLIGDEKVYYFSKRDRGFEKFFKINKDINSFICVPLYIRSRLSGIIHIYYKEVYIYSEEEIKYLETIAHQAALAIHDTRLVGSSVLLQESHHRIKNNLQSIISLMSLYKMSNKKDSRKDVIEMLDDLMSKIKSIAAVHDLLSKDKLGRSIINLKEMITKIVKFMSSTREETKFNFELDDIFVSYSKASAIALVVNELVTNSLKYAFVGKENGEITIISKFDNESIKLVISDNGVGFPQNFDIQNTQGLGLSIVYSIVTKQLNGEIYVESANGAKVRIRIPVKQISKNISIEEMEKI
- a CDS encoding sugar ABC transporter substrate-binding protein codes for the protein MKKFVFVLFVSIVFLPVFLHAFTIGLVLGNMDNPYFVTMANAAEEQAKLLGIDITVLDANYDSATQHSQVENLLQRNVDAIVINPTDSKALIPAAEAAYEAGVPFVCIDRTVDSELISLDIESDNYMAGKLAAEYVADRLNGKGKIAIIYGTPGLSVMRERTDGFMDEIKKYSNIEIVAEQNGDFNMADGMAAAEAILTAHPHEIDAIYAENDPMALGTVQALKMFNYEKDEIFIVAVDASPAGLDAMQKGDYIAFEAGQQPRKMTAMAVTAAYLLAEDFKIETPDGSKRYFMEVVPVTIDNVDEWLETSVDGWH
- a CDS encoding sugar ABC transporter ATP-binding protein is translated as MDEDVILELINIGKSFSSVKVLKNINLKINRNEIHAIVGENGAGKSTLMKIIYGEHSPTEGTLIINGEKRNHYSPSEALHEGIVMVHQESSLVPTLSVYENIFLGRWNSSKTNKNYLVKKKELISLTREILRKMGVYHISPEKRVSSLSIGDKQIVEIAKSLSFNPKILILDEPTAALSIEETNILFSILKTLKENGVTILYISHRLEEIFQIAERVTVLRNGEIVYNDFVNKININELISKMIGREITNKYPEKINKTSGKIVLQVVDLTSSYFKKITFEIHEGEILGISGLMGCGSTQMGESLFGLRKINGGNIHYYGERFFPKNPSICIKHGIFYVPADRHSLGLVLKRSVKENYTLPNLDFFAKYGILKINKEKQDCYRTINQLNIKISNLNQKVENLSGGNQQKLVIGKWIVRQPKLLIMDEPTRGVDVGAKYEIYKKIYELSSKGIAILLISTDIDEIHNLCDRILVMSEGRITGTLYPENSTKEEILALAVKGKEDINSQEFEVINN
- a CDS encoding ABC transporter permease; amino-acid sequence: MEKILSTKKTANKNKMSSLEFLRKYGVIFGLIGVILFFSVAETEYFFTLSNFMTISKQSAVNILLALGEMFVILTAGIDLSVGSVAGLAGAVFAGSTLASGGNVLTGAIMALIAGTAFGIFNGLVVTYGKLPPFIATLATMSIGRGLLLIYTNGAPIWGLPDSFEFLGQGSILGIPTPFIVIILATFCVWFIQSYTTFGRSVYATGGNIQAAYASGIKVKLILISVFALSSFFAAFGGMLMTSRLGSAQPNAGQGYELDAIAAVVVGGTSLFGGEGWVIGTLLGGLLMGILNNGMAIMNVSPYIQQVVKGLVILVAVLPSTITKKFWSE